The segment TGATAATACCTCATATCTAAAATAGAGTAATTATTTCCACGCAAGTAATACACATCACCAACTGTAGATATCAGATAAGGTTCTAATATAATATCTCTATTTTGCAGTAAACTACTATAGTATACCTCTTTCTTATAAGAAGTTCCATCCGTTAAGCGAGAGGAAATAGAGACATATTCAGAACTATCTGCCTTCTTTTTTTCAAACTGAAAACGGTACTTTCCATTTTCATATACAAGTAAAGATCTAGGGACATAAGAGGGTGAAACTACTACTTTAGCCGACATTGGGAGAGGCTTGTTATCAGCTTCTTTATAGTAAATATTACCTCTAGCACTATATATAGGAGTACTATTAGAAGCTGATACCTGCAACTCTTTGAGCTGATAGTAATCAGAATAAACACTCACCAACTCAGATTTGTTACTCAGCGTTCTTTTGAAATAGATATTGTGCTCGCCTGCTTCTTTCACCATAAACTGATAAACATACAAGCCATTCTCTAAACCTTGAATCACTAAGTTACTATTCTTACCCGCATCCGTATTAGGATATAAGTATTTACTCTCAATGAGGAACTTGATAGGGAAAATAGCTTCACTCACAATTTCTTCTTTAGGAATATTTAGCTGAATAACTACTTCATCATCACTCTTATCTCCATAACTTATTAAACGGGCATCTAGTACTCGCTTGTGACCAAACTCTATCTTTATGGTACGCATCAAATCACCTGCTTTAATTCGCACTTCACCTATATGCGTCTTTAAATCGGGCAGAATCCAGTAACTTTTCGCTCTTATCGTACCAGTTATTTTCTTTTCTTCTTTTGAAAGAAGCACATTATAATAAAAAGTAGTAGGGTTTAAAACTTCCTCCCCCTGATTTTGAATGAGCGTGATTTCTATATCCTTTTCTGTGTAAGGGAAAGAGTCTCCATTTGAACTAAAAGTATAATCAACCCAGAAATCATTATTTGGCTCATTGTAAATATAAAAGGTCCTATCCACTTTTAAAGAAGTATATCCATCCGTTATTTTGGGATATTCATCGAGTAACACAGACAAAGAAGCATTTTCTGCAGGAGCATTATTTACAGCTTCTTGCAAGTCTGAATATCCTTTTTGGGAAACAGCTTTAATCTTAATACTATAATGAGTATTTCGATGAATATCTAGTCGGGTAAGAGCTTTACTATCGTGAAAACCGAGTTTATAGTAACATTCTTGCCCTTGAAAGCTAACTTTTAGAATAACATAAAGATTGTTTTCTGCTGTAGAACGATGTCTCTCAAAAAGATCGAAAGCTTGATGTGCGGGTGTAAACTCTACTTCATCGGCAGAAACTGCTAATACTCCATTTTTATCCAT is part of the Bacteroides coprosuis DSM 18011 genome and harbors:
- a CDS encoding hypothetical protein (KEGG: pgn:PGN_0185 minor component FimE~SPTR: Minor component FimE;~IMG reference gene:2504107418); its protein translation is MNIKYILFSLILALVITSCSGDLDILKEGGGDSDVSVSLQLDYADFESKSTTRTNTTDNKELYLFLFDEDGLWITYRKQDYTPSASLSFSLPSSVQKRIIHLALVEKGSLDALFNLESSSDNEGKDEGEVITHINGEQAMYWQRIVVPSLKPNTHLGTIQLLRNQARISILNETSTFERFEILGFSIHNAPQKGTLAPFDGQKKLFTQDVITESYPLELQSFAPMDKNGVLAVSADEVEFTPAHQAFDLFERHRSTAENNLYVILKVSFQGQECYYKLGFHDSKALTRLDIHRNTHYSIKIKAVSQKGYSDLQEAVNNAPAENASLSVLLDEYPKITDGYTSLKVDRTFYIYNEPNNDFWVDYTFSSNGDSFPYTEKDIEITLIQNQGEEVLNPTTFYYNVLLSKEEKKITGTIRAKSYWILPDLKTHIGEVRIKAGDLMRTIKIEFGHKRVLDARLISYGDKSDDEVVIQLNIPKEEIVSEAIFPIKFLIESKYLYPNTDAGKNSNLVIQGLENGLYVYQFMVKEAGEHNIYFKRTLSNKSELVSVYSDYYQLKELQVSASNSTPIYSARGNIYYKEADNKPLPMSAKVVVSPSYVPRSLLVYENGKYRFQFEKKKADSSEYVSISSRLTDGTSYKKEVYYSSLLQNRDIILEPYLISTVGDVYYLRGNNYSILDMRYYHIEADGHPEIKFIRHRESAYVNNIEIRIPSNIPDNTLLRLRNSYNNQVLMITAGELKKGGSIAFRNR